The stretch of DNA CAGGTGGTGGCACTTGGGCAGGCAGCGACCTCCTTGCCTGGTGAGAGCGGCTGCAGGGCAAAGAGTGCATCCTGCTGGGACAGGAGGGGCCAGAACCCACAGGGTTGGGGAGCAGGCCTGGTTtttgcataattctttttttagttGTGGTGAGACAATAAAATTTGCCAttctaaccattttttaaatgtacaattcagagGTATTAGGtccattcacagtgttgtgcagctATCACCCCTATCCACTCTAGAACTTCATCACCCCATAGGGAAACTGTACCCATTAgacagtaactccccattctccccacctccagcccttgGCAGTCCCCATCCCActttctctatggatttgcctatcgTGGGGAcctcatagaagtggaatcacagtttgtccttttgtgtctggcttatttcactcagcataatgtcctcagggtCCATCtgtgttgcagcatgtgtcagagtttcactctttttaaaggctgagtcATACCCTGTAGTgtggatacaccacattttcttcattcatctgtggCTGGACACCTGGGCTGTTTCCACCCTTTGGATGTCGTGAATGTCGGTGTGCAAGTGTCTGtcttgagtccctgctttcagttctggGCATAAACCTAGGGCTGGAATTGccggatcatatggtaatttcttctttttttttccttggagacggagtctcactctcttgcccaggttggagtgcagtagcacgatcttggctcactgcaacctctgcctctcgggttcaagcaattctcttgcctcagcctctggagtagctgggactacaggcacccgctgccacacccggccaatttttttttgtattttttagtagagacggggtttcactgtgttgcccaggctggttttgaactcctgagctcaggcagtctgcctgcctcagcctcccaaagtgataggattacaggtgtgagccaacgtgcccggccaCATATGGTAacttctgtgtttaactttttgaggaatcactaAACTGTTTCCGCTGCAGCTGTAACGTTTTACATTCACActagcaatgcacaagggttccagtttcttcacctcctcaccagcacttcttcttttcagttttttgataCAAGCCATCCTAacgggtgtgaagtggtatcttagtttgcatttctgtcatttagtgatgtggagcatcttttcatgtgctgccTGACCATTTTGTGTATCTTCTATTGGAGAATGGCCAagtcctttgcacatttttttttaatttttaaaaaattgtgataaatcggctgggcatggtggctcacacctgtaatcccagcactttgggaggctgaggcaggcaaatcacgaggtcaggagatcgagaccatcctggctaacatggtgaaaccccgtctttactaaaaaatacaaaaaaattatccgggcatggtggcgggcgcctgtagtcccagctactcaggaggctgaggcaggagaatggcttgaacctgggaggcagagcttgcagtgatccaagatcatgcctctgcactccagcctgggcaacagtgagactcaagtctcaaaaaaaaaaaaaattgtggtaaaatacacctaaaatttacctttttttgttgttttttgataaAGGtggggtcttgccttgttgcccaggctgctgtcaaactcctggcttgaAGCCAGTCCTCctgtcccggcctcccaaagtgctggcatgacaggtgtgagccactgtgcccaacccatcataaccttttttttttttttttttgagacagggtgtcactctgtcccccaggttggagtgcagtggcgcaatctcggctcactgcaacctctgcctcccaggttcaagccattctcctacctcagcctcccgagtagctgggattacagacatgtaccaccatgccccggctaatttttgtatttttagtagaggtcggggtttgaccatgttggcctggctggtctcgaactcctgacctcaagtaatccaccccacttggcctcccaaagtgctgggattacaggcgtgagccactgcacccagctcattgTAACCATTTTTTAAGTGCACGGTTCAGTGGTATTAGATACATTCATAATGTGTGCAGCCATCACTGCCATCCATCTCCCTTTCTCTTGATCTCGTAAAACTGAAACTAtccccattaaacagtaacttccCGTTTGGCCCTTCCGCCAGCTCGCAGCAActgccattctactttctgtctctatgattttgactaagTGCAATCATGAATTGTCTTTTGTGACAGGCTGTTGTACTAAGCATAGTATCAATTccttcatccattgatggacataggttgcttccacattttactGTTGTGAATGCACTTATCAACACCTGTGTACAAATATCTGAGACCCTGCttccaattcttttgggtatatgcccagcagtggaattgatagatcatatggtaattctatttttaagtgttggaggaacctccatactgttttccatagcagctgcaccattttgcatttctaccacaGGGCACAAGGGCTCCagcttctctgtgtcctcaccaacactttcttaaaaatttaattttatagtagCCACTCCAGTGGGTTTGAGGTGTATCTCACTGTGATCTCCCTCATGACTAGTGATATTGAGCTCTTTTCATGtgctattggccatttgtatatcatctttggaaaaaatgtctgttcaaatcctttacCCATTCTTGAGTcaagtttggttttttgttgttgagttttagaagttctctgtgtattctggatatgacttctttatcaaatatgtgacttgcaaatatttttaagaggagTTTTATAGtcttagctcttacatttaagtctttgatccgttttatttttgtaaatggtgtgAGGTTGGAGTCcaccttcattcttttgcatgtagatatacAGGCTTGGTTTCTGATATCCATTTACTCTCTTGATTGATTGGCAGAAATTTCAGCAGATTTCAAAGAGCCGCCATCCCTGCCAGGGAAGGAGAAGCCATCCCCGAAGACAGTCTGTGGGTCCCCCCTGGCAGCACAGCCATCACCCTCTGCTGAGCTCCCCCAGGCTGCCCCACCTCCGCCAGGCTCACCCTCCCTCCCTGGGCGCCTGGAGGATTTCCTGGAGAGCAGCACGGGGCTGCCCCTGCTGACCAGTGGGCATGAGGGGCCAGAGCCCCTTTCCCTCATTGATGACCTCCATAGCCAGATGCTGAGCAGCACTGCCATCCTGGACCACCCCCCGTCACCCATGGACACCTCGGAGTTGCACTTTGTTCCTGAGCCCAGCAGCACCATGGGCCTGGACCTGGCTGATGGCCACCTGGACAGCATGGACTGGCTGGAGCTGTCCTCAGGTGGTCCCGTGCTGAGCCTGGCCCCCCTCAGCACCACAGCCCCCAGCCTCTTCTCCACAGACTTCCTTGACGGCCATGATTTGCAGCTGCACTGGGATTCCTGCTTGTAGCTCTCTGGCTCAagactgggggtggggaaggggctgggagCCAGGGTACTCCAGTGCGTGGCTGTCCTGTGTGATTTGGCCTCTCCACATGGTTGTGAGTCTTGACAATCACAGCCCCTGCTTTTTCCCTTCCCTGGGAGGCTAGAACAGAGAAGCCCCTACTCCTGGTTCAGTCTCACCCAGGGCAGAGGAGAGCAGCTGTCAAGAAGCAGCCCTGGCTCTCACGCTGGGGTTTTGGACACCCGGTCAGGGTCAGGGCCATTTCAGCTTGACCTCCTTTTTTGAGGTCAGGGGGCACTGTCTGGCTACAAGTTGGCTAAGGTAGGTGAAGCCCGGCCAGGAGGCTTCTCTTCTGACCCAGGGCTGAGACAGGTTAAGGGATGaatccccttcctttctctccctgctTTGCTGTGAAGGGAGAAATTAGCCTGGGCCTCTACCCACTATTCCCCGTGTCTGCCAACCCCAGGGTCCCAGGGCTTCCTGGGATGGGGCTCCCTGCCATTTTAGTGTCTTGGTGTAGTGTAACCATTTAGTGGTTGGTGGCAACAATTTTCTGTACAGGTGTATATACCTCTATATTATATATCGacatacatatagacatatatttttGGGGGGGTACAGGAGATGGGTGCAACTCCCTCCCATCCTACTCCCACAGAAGGGCCTGGAAGGCCACGGCTCCTGGGGGCCGGATGCAAGGTTACCCTTGAGCTGTGTGCCACAGTCTGGTGCCCAGTCTGGCATGTAGCTACCCAGGCCCACCCATCACGTGTGATTGACATATAGGTACCCTGCCACGGCCTATGCCCCACCTGCCCTGCTTCCTGGCTCCTTATCAGTGCCATGAGGGCAGAGGTGCTACCTGGCCTTCCTGCCAGGAGCTCTCCACCCACTCACATTCCGTCCCCGCCGCCTCACTGCAGCCATCGTGGCCCTAGGACAGGAGGAGCTTCACCCTGCTGTGGGGCTGAGGGGTGGCCATGAGGTTGTAGCCATCTCCTGCCCTGGGGCCACTGGTTTCACATTTTGGGCTGACTCATAGGGGAGTAGGGGTGGAGTCACCAAAACCAGTGCTGGGACAAAGATGGGGAAGGTGTgtgaacaactttttaaaataaaaacaaaaacacaggccTGTTAGTCCATCTTACTCAATCCATGGAAGGGGTGAGTAGCACAGCTGGGTCCCGGGCCTGTTGTGTCCCAGCATCTGAGGGGCCAGGCAGTGCCTTCTTCTAGACCACTCAAGGAAGGGCAGAACCTTGGACTTGAATACAGCTCTGCAGCCCTAGCCGCACAGAAGACAGGGAGGTGCTTTCTCAAAGACAGTTTATTTATAAACCAAAGAGGCCAGGAGCCTACTAGCCACCCCcatccccttccctcttcctgaGCAAAGACGACTGGCACAGACATGGCTCCCCCACCTCCTCACAAGGTTTTTGGTACAAACTGTGGTTTGGCCTAGAGCATCCCTAAGGACCTGGTGGGGCAGGGCACCCTCTGCTCCCACCACCTGGGATATGCTGGGGAACCTGGACTGGGGCAGCCTGATATCCCGGGGCCCCAGCCAGGGCTCTGGAGCTGCTCTTCCCTGGGCCACCTCAGACGCAGGCCcgaggctgggctggggaggaggggggtCACCCGTCCACATCCCAGCTGAAGAGGTGGTGCTTCACCAGCATGTCCCGGACGCCCTCCTTCAGGGGCTGCTGCGCCTGCAAACAGGGCAGCCCCTCACCTCACAGGCCTTGGGCATGGCCGGGGTGGTTCCTAACTGCTGACACCAGCACTCCGGGTTCCCACCTTAGCCACCCCACGAACGGTTTGGGCAGCTCCATCAGTGCAGGCCCTACAAGGTCCACACCACCCACCTCTCTCTTCGCAGGGAGCTCCCAGTCCTGGGAGAGGCTGAAAGCAAAGCAGCAGAGGACTCTAGAGGTGAGGAGGGGGTGGTAAGGCTCTTGTCACTCCCAGCCAGcccttcccaccccacctccatcccccaaGTCCAGTAAGGTCCTCACCGGAGCTCACACTTGATCTGGACCCAGCCCGGGCTGCGCAGGAAGGACCAGGGCTGGTACCACTTCTCCACCGTGGGCAGGCTGGAGCAGAGCACCTCCAGCCACAGGTGCAGCACCTGCTCACTGGGGACATGGCCAGGAGTGGGGAGCAGGGGCAGCTCCAGGCCCCTCTGGCTGCAGCCACGGTGGAAGCCTCCTACCTGTCTCTCAGCAGCTCCCAGACCACCCTCTTTGGGGAAGGACCTGAGCCCCTGAGGTTTTGTCCTTTAGGGTTCCCTCTAAGGACCCCCCTGAGTCTGGGCTAGGTCCCCCCACTCCAGGGCTCTCCTCCAACCCCTTTTCCACACTCACTTGAGCCCCACACAGATCAGTGAGCGGAGCTTCACATCCATTTGTGCGTGCACTGCATCGTGGGTCACGTTCACAGACTGCACAGCCTGGGGACGGCACCGTCAGCTGTCACTCAGGCTCCCCCACAGGCTAACCCCATAGAGGTCTCTAGGGTCTGGCAGAGGAGGCCCCCCTTACCCTGTAGAGCAGCTCCTCCGGGGTCAGGACCTTGCCATCTTCATCCAACCTGAGGGGGCACCAAAGCTCCTGGGGTGCCGGGGCTGGGTCAGGCCCCGCCCTCCCACTGCTGGTGACCCCACCAGAAGAACCCGGGCCCAGTTACCTGAAGGTCTTACAGAGCACCAGGCGGGAATACACAGAGGCAAAGTCTCTCTCGACCTCCCGGCCTGCAGCCTGTGGGAACAGCACACAGTGTGAGTGTGGGGACAGGAAGATGCTGGTTCAAAGCCCTTGGGGCCAACTGGGCACCTGTCACCACCCTGCCAGCTCTTCCCATCCTCTCTTTGGGGCAGGAAGGGCCTAAGATGGGTACTAGGGGGCACAGCAGGGCTGGTGCAGGATGGGGGTCATGGGCCCAGCCACTGACTTACCTCCTCGATAAACAGCCAGGGGTGACAGGCGCCCCCAAGCAGGGATGGCTTCTTCAGTCCATGTTCGAACAGGGCCTTAAGGGCCGGGCAGAGGGTCCCTCGCACCAGGTCTGTGACCCCCTCTGTCACCGAGTCGTCCCCCGCGATGGAGTACTGATGGGAGGGATGGGTCTGAGAAAGCCCTGCCTGACGCCTGCAGCCAGTCAccctcctctgtcctctctgcCATGCTTCAGGCCAGGACTCACCGGGGACACAGGCCCTGGCTAGGAGGGTGCCAGCCGTGCCTAGCCCGCCCCACCCCCTCACCTCTTTGCTGCGCTCATCCAGGACTTCCACGAACTTGGCTGGAAACCAGCCTGTGGGAAAAACAGGCCCTGTAAGGAGCAACCACGAGGGCCGAGGACAGAGCCGACACAGCCCgcaggcaggctgaggcagcggGAAGCCGGCTCAGCTGCTTCAGGGGCCTCAAGCCAGGCAGGGGTATAGAGGAGAACGGCCTGGCGGTGGCCAGGGTCACCCAAGTCTTCTGtgcccaccccctcctccctctcccagctCAAGAGCAGACCAAGGACCCCACCTCGCAGGCCGTTGAGCTCCCCCACCCAGCAGTGCTCGTCCTTCTGAGACACGATCTGCACAGGAGGAAAAACAGCAGGAACCAAAGCTGGGTGCCCTGGGCCAGCGCCTCCTGCACCTCCGATATGACTCCTCAGCAACTAGGCCAGGCCAAGACCCCTACATCTTCACAAGAGAAGCTCTTGGCAGAgaagggggttggggtggggcttggtggagggaggctggggaaCCCGCCACAGCCTGAGGACCTGGTAATCCAGCACCCCCACGCACTGTGATGATGTCGTTCTTGCGGAAGCCCAGCTCGTCGTCGTCGTGCCGCTCAAAGTCCAGCAGGGCCTTGGCTCGGCGACGGTGGCTACGTGAACACGCCACATAGTTCTCGTGGTCCCGCTGGTGGCTCTCCATGCTGTAGTCTGGAGTCAGCTCCTGCCACAGTGAACACAGGCCCACCAAGGGGGTTGGAGCAGTTAGGGCCATGTTCGGTACCAGCCCAGGGAGCTGGCGACTCACCACGCTGCAGTTTTTGGGGTCTGTGCACTGGAAGTGGCGTGCCACGCGCAGGATGGCTTCCCGGAGGTCAGCCACCAGTTCCGTCTGCTTGATGTTCTTGGCCTTGAGTGCCTCCAGGTCATCCTCCCCTAGGAGGCCCAGAGAGCAATGGTGACCACGGCCTACTCCAGGCCCCCGGGGAGGAAGCTCCACGTCCACATGAGCGTGAGGACAAACTCCCGCATGCCCACACTGCCTGGTACCCACAGAGCTCTCACCGAAGAGCAGAGCAGTGATGGTGGACTTCCTCCGCTGGGTCCTGCGGCGAACAACCTGCACCATGAAGAGTGGGTCAGCGCGGTCCTGGCCCCCGGGAGGAAGAGAACCCACCAGCCCTTGGCTTATACTGTCTCATCTGAAATGGCCTCTGACACTGGCTCCGAGAATTGAAAACAGATAATCAGTTCAGAGCCGGGTCTGCCTTCCTCCCACACCGTGCCAGGGTCAGAACCTGAGGTGCACAAAGCCCGAGGCCTGGGTCACCCCACAGCTGTGGTCTGACTGGGCCAGGGCAGGAAGGGCTGGTTTGCTTCCCGCAGCCCCCGCGCTCTGAACTTCAAGGTGACCCCTCCTCCCCGTGTGCTGTGGGCCAAAGGTGCGGCCCCCCCCATCCTGGGCCACCTGAGAGAGGTTGGTGAGGGTGCCAGCCCCCAGGAGCTGGCCCTGGTCTGCAATGAGATAGGCCAGGTGCTTGCGGCGCTGAGTCTCCACGGCCACATCGGTGAGGGAGCCGGCCAGCCGCATAGCCACCCCCAGAAGCAGCTCCACGTCCTCCATCTGTGACGGGATATCTGATAGCGTGTTGAAGATGCAGGCCGAGTTCTCTGACTGGATCAGCTCTTCCTCCTGGGCCACGCCAGGGCAGGATGGGGGAAGAAGGTTGTCACTGCAGGGACGTGGCACTGAGCTGACCCCAACCCCCATCCTCAGAGACCCGTTTGCCTTGGCACGGTTGTCAGGGGCCAGGGGGCTGGTCTTGCCTGGCCCAGGGAGGTCTCTCGCTCCCCTGCCCCCCATCTCGGGCTCCTCCTACTCAGCCTGAAGTGGGGCCGCGGAGCACCTTGAGGTGCAGCATGCCCAGTGTGAGCTGGAACAGCACCCGGGAGCCCTCGTAGAAGAACAGGTCCCAGATGCGCAGGAGCAGCTTGATGTCCACCACGCTGGCGAAGGCCGTGAGGAACCAGTGCAGTGTGATCAGGGACAGCTCTGTAAACACAGGAGCCGAAGCCActggggaggaggtggtggaAACCTCCCTCCCCGGAACTGCAGCAAGGTCCTCCCTGCTCCAGAgcaaaggaggggagggggcagggaccaCCAGAGAACAAAAGAGCGACAAAGACTGTGGTCAGGGGGCTGTGCCCCATTCCCACTCGGTCACCCGCCTGAGTCCTCCAAGCTGCAGAATGGGAGCCAGTGGCTCAGGGGCGCCTTACCAATGTCATGCTCCTGGAGCAGCTTGTCCAGGCGAGGCAGGTACTGGACAATGAGGTGGCGCAGGACCCGCTGGTCAGTCTGGACGCCCAGCAGGGTGGTGCTGAAGTAGGAGGCGGGGAGCAGGTCCTCGATGATGGCAGACATCATCCAGAAGGcgtcctcctcctccaggaacaGCAGGAGGCAGGCGGCCACCTGGCCACAGGGACAAAGGCCCTCTACCCAGGTctttgtgcaaattagaaaagGTGCCCCTACCCTAGGGAGACCAATTAGCAAAAGCCTCTTGGGGGGCACGCATGCTGGAACACAGGCCTTCCCCCGGCTGCCTTCCTTGGCCTGCCTCAGTTTCACACCCCTTGGGGGGGCGCCTCCGCTTGCATAACATGCAGCTGCCCCGATCTCCTTGGGGACGCCCCGGAGTGGGTGGCCACTCCTTGTTAGGGTCCTGGAGGGGGACCTAGGGCTGCCACTGCCCTTTCTGGGGTTGTGCTCACCATGCCGGTGCCCTGGCAGTAGCCAATCTCTGGGTAGAGCCAGGCCAGGGCCCGGAGCACCCTGCGCAGGCGGGGCACCCCGATGCTACCCATGCTGGCGAAGCAGGCGTTGCTGGGCATGGTGCGGAGCAGGTCCTTCTCGATCTGTCAGGCAGCCATCGGCACCCACAATAACAAGACCTTGTGACACCGGGGGAGGGAGGCAGACCCCAGGCGGGCTTCTCCCCCAGGAATGGGGATTCCTTGTGTTCCTGGTCAAGGTCACCCTCCTCCCTTCAGGGTCAGCTCC from Nomascus leucogenys isolate Asia chromosome 7b, Asia_NLE_v1, whole genome shotgun sequence encodes:
- the SGSM3 gene encoding small G protein signaling modulator 3 isoform X1, translating into MSGSHTPACGPFSALTPSIWPQEILAKYTQKEESAEQPEFYYDEFGFRVYKEEGDEPGSSPLANSPLMEDAPQRLRWQAHLEFTHNHDVGDLTWDKIAVSLPRSEKLRSLVLAGIPHGMRPQLWMRLSGALQKKRNSELSYREIVKNSSNDETIAAKQIEKDLLRTMPSNACFASMGSIGVPRLRRVLRALAWLYPEIGYCQGTGMVAACLLLFLEEEDAFWMMSAIIEDLLPASYFSTTLLGVQTDQRVLRHLIVQYLPRLDKLLQEHDIELSLITLHWFLTAFASVVDIKLLLRIWDLFFYEGSRVLFQLTLGMLHLKEEELIQSENSACIFNTLSDIPSQMEDVELLLGVAMRLAGSLTDVAVETQRRKHLAYLIADQGQLLGAGTLTNLSQVVRRRTQRRKSTITALLFGEDDLEALKAKNIKQTELVADLREAILRVARHFQCTDPKNCSVVSRQLPGLVPNMALTAPTPLVGLCSLWQELTPDYSMESHQRDHENYVACSRSHRRRAKALLDFERHDDDELGFRKNDIITIVSQKDEHCWVGELNGLRGWFPAKFVEVLDERSKEYSIAGDDSVTEGVTDLVRGTLCPALKALFEHGLKKPSLLGGACHPWLFIEEAAGREVERDFASVYSRLVLCKTFRLDEDGKVLTPEELLYRAVQSVNVTHDAVHAQMDVKLRSLICVGLNEQVLHLWLEVLCSSLPTVEKWYQPWSFLRSPGWVQIKCELRVLCCFAFSLSQDWELPAKREGCRAVFKSKVLPFLEWSRRRHCLAPQMLGHNRPGTQLCYSPLPWIE
- the SGSM3 gene encoding small G protein signaling modulator 3 isoform X7 gives rise to the protein MEDAPQRLRWQAHLEFTHNHDVGDLTWDKIAVSLPRSEKLRSLVLAGIPHGMRPQLWMRLSGALQKKRNSELSYREIVKNSSNDETIAAKQIEKDLLRTMPSNACFASMGSIGVPRLRRVLRALAWLYPEIGYCQGTGMVAACLLLFLEEEDAFWMMSAIIEDLLPASYFSTTLLGVQTDQRVLRHLIVQYLPRLDKLLQEHDIELSLITLHWFLTAFASVVDIKLLLRIWDLFFYEGSRVLFQLTLGMLHLKEEELIQSENSACIFNTLSDIPSQMEDVELLLGVAMRLAGSLTDVAVETQRRKHLAYLIADQGQLLGAGTLTNLSQVVRRRTQRRKSTITALLFGEDDLEALKAKNIKQTELVADLREAILRVARHFQCTDPKNCSVVSRQLPGLVPNMALTAPTPLVGLCSLWQELTPDYSMESHQRDHENYVACSRSHRRRAKALLDFERHDDDELGFRKNDIITIVSQKDEHCWVGELNGLRGWFPAKFVEVLDERSKEYSIAGDDSVTEGVTDLVRGTLCPALKALFEHGLKKPSLLGGACHPWLFIEEAAGREVERDFASVYSRLVLCKTFRLDEDGKVLTPEELLYRAVQSVNVTHDAVHAQMDVKLRSLICVGLNEQVLHLWLEVLCSSLPTVEKWYQPWSFLRSPGWVQIKCELRVLCCFAFSLSQDWELPAKREGCRAVFKSKVLPFLEWSRRRHCLAPQMLGHNRPGTQLCYSPLPWIE
- the SGSM3 gene encoding small G protein signaling modulator 3 isoform X4; translation: MSGSHTPACGPFSALTPSIWPQEILAKYTQKEESAEQPEFYYDEFGFRVYKEEGDEPGSSPLANSPLMEDAPQRLRWQAHLEFTHNHDVGDLTWDKIAVSLPRSEKLRSLVLAGIPHGMRPQLWMRLSGALQKKRNSELSYREIVKNSSNDETIAAKQIEKDLLRTMPSNACFASMGSIGVPRLRRVLRALAWLYPEIGYCQGTGMVAACLLLFLEEEDAFWMMSAIIEDLLPASYFSTTLLGVQTDQRVLRHLIVQYLPRLDKLLQEHDIELSLITLHWFLTAFASVVDIKLLLRIWDLFFYEGSRVLFQLTLGMLHLKEEELIQSENSACIFNTLSDIPSQMEDVELLLGVAMRLAGSLTDVAVETQRRKHLAYLIADQGQLLGAGTLTNLSQVVRRRTQRRKSTITALLFGEDDLEALKAKNIKQTELVADLREAILRVARHFQCTDPKNCSVELTPDYSMESHQRDHENYVACSRSHRRRAKALLDFERHDDDELGFRKNDIITIVSQKDEHCWVGELNGLRGWFPAKFVEVLDERSKEYSIAGDDSVTEGVTDLVRGTLCPALKALFEHGLKKPSLLGGACHPWLFIEEAAGREVERDFASVYSRLVLCKTFRLDEDGKVLTPEELLYRAVQSVNVTHDAVHAQMDVKLRSLICVGLNEQVLHLWLEVLCSSLPTVEKWYQPWSFLRSPGWVQIKCELRVLCCFAFSLSQDWELPAKREGCRAVFKSKVLPFLEWSRRRHCLAPQMLGHNRPGTQLCYSPLPWIE
- the SGSM3 gene encoding small G protein signaling modulator 3 isoform X5, which gives rise to MSGSHTPACGPFSALTPSIWPQEILAKYTQKEESAEQPEFYYDEFGFRVYKEEGDEPGSSPLANSPLMEDAPQRLRWQAHLEFTHNHDVGDLTWDKIAVSLPRSEKLRSLVLAGIPHGMRPQLWMRLSGALQKKRNSELSYREIVKNSSNDETIAAKQIEKDLLRTMPSNACFASMGSIGVPRLRRVLRALAWLYPEIGYCQGTGMVAACLLLFLEEEDAFWMMSAIIEDLLPASYFSTTLLGVQTDQRVLRHLIVQYLPRLDKLLQEHDIELSLITLHWFLTAFASVVDIKLLLRIWDLFFYEGSRVLFQLTLGMLHLKEEELIQSENSACIFNTLSDIPSQMEDVELLLGVAMRLAGSLTDVAVETQRRKHLAYLIADQGQLLGAGTLTNLSQVVRRRTQRRKSTITALLFGEDDLEALKAKNIKQTELVADLREAILRVARHFQCTDPKNCSVVSRQLPGLVPNMALTAPTPLVGLCSLWQELTPDYSMESHQRDHENYVACSRSHRRRAKALLDFERHDDDELGFRKNDIITIVSQKDEHCWVGELNGLRGWFPAKFVEVLDERSKEYSIAGDDSVTEGVTDLVRGTLCPALKALFEHGLKKPSLLGGACHPWLFIEEAAGREVERDFASVYSRLVLCKTFRLDEDGKVLTPEELLYRAVQSVNVTHDAVHAQMDVKLRSLICVGLNPGWVQIKCELRVLCCFAFSLSQDWELPAKREGCRAVFKSKVLPFLEWSRRRHCLAPQMLGHNRPGTQLCYSPLPWIE
- the SGSM3 gene encoding small G protein signaling modulator 3 isoform X2; the protein is MSGSHTPACGPFSALTPSIWPQEILAKYTQKEESAEQPEFYYDEFGFRVYKEEGDEPGSSPLANSPLMEDAPQRLRWQAHLEFTHNHDVGDLTWDKIAVSLPRSEKLRSLVLAGIPHGMRPQLWMRLSGALQKKRNSELSYREIVKNSSNDETIAAKQIEKDLLRTMPSNACFASMGSIGVPRLRRVLRALAWLYPEIGYCQGTGMVAACLLLFLEEEDAFWMMSAIIEDLLPASYFSTTLLGVQTDQRVLRHLIVQYLPRLDKLLQEHDIELSLITLHWFLTAFASVVDIKLLLRIWDLFFYEGSRVLFQLTLGMLHLKEEELIQSENSACIFNTLSDIPSQMEDVELLLGVAMRLAGSLTDVAVETQRRKHLAYLIADQGQLLGAGTLTNLSQVVRRRTQRRKSTITALLFGEDDLEALKAKNIKQTELVADLREAILRVARHFQCTDPKNCSVVSRQLPGLVPNMALTAPTPLVGLCSLWQELTPDYSMESHQRDHENYVACSRSHRRRAKALLDFERHDDDELGFRKNDIITIVSQKDEHCWVGELNGLRGWFPAKFVEVLDERSKEYSIAGDDSVTEGVTDLVRGTLCPALKALFEHGLKKPSLLGGACHPWLFIEEAAGREVERDFASVYSRLVLCKTFRLDEDGKVLTPEELLYRAVQSVNVTHDAVHAQMDVKLRSLICVGLNEQVLHLWLEVLCSSLPTVEKWYQPWSFLRSPGWVQIKCELRVLCCFAFSLSQDWELPAKREVLPFLEWSRRRHCLAPQMLGHNRPGTQLCYSPLPWIE
- the SGSM3 gene encoding small G protein signaling modulator 3 isoform X6 translates to MSGSHTPACGPFSALTPSIWPQEILAKYTQKEESAEQPEFYYDEFGFRVYKEEGDEPGSSPLANSPLMEDAPQRLRWQAHLEFTHNHDVGDLTWDKIAVSLPRSEKLRSLVLAGIPHGMRPQLWMRLSGALQKKRNSELSYREIVKNSSNDETIAAKQIEKDLLRTMPSNACFASMGSIGVPRLRRVLRALAWLYPEIGYCQGTGMVAACLLLFLEEEDAFWMMSAIIEDLLPASYFSTTLLGVQTDQRVLRHLIVQYLPRLDKLLQEHDIELSLITLHWFLTAFASVVDIKLLLRIWDLFFYEGSRVLFQLTLGMLHLKEEELIQSENSACIFNTLSDIPSQMEDVELLLGVAMRLAGSLTDVAVETQRRKHLAYLIADQGQLLGAGTLTNLSQVVRRRTQRRKSTITALLFGEDDLEALKAKNIKQTELVADLREAILRVARHFQCTDPKNCSVELTPDYSMESHQRDHENYVACSRSHRRRAKALLDFERHDDDELGFRKNDIITIVSQKDEHCWVGELNGLRGWFPAKFVEVLDERSKEYSIAGDDSVTEGVTDLVRGTLCPALKALFEHGLKKPSLLGGACHPWLFIEEAAGREVERDFASVYSRLVLCKTFRLDEDGKVLTPEELLYRAVQSVNVTHDAVHAQMDVKLRSLICVGLNEQVLHLWLEVLCSSLPTVEKWYQPWSFLRSPGWVQIKCELRVLCCFAFSLSQDWELPAKREAQQPLKEGVRDMLVKHHLFSWDVDG
- the SGSM3 gene encoding small G protein signaling modulator 3 isoform X3; the protein is MSGSHTPACGPFSALTPSIWPQEILAKYTQKEESAEQPEFYYDEFGFRVYKEEGDEPGSSPLANSPLMEDAPQRLRWQAHLEFTHNHDVGDLTWDKIAVSLPRSEKLRSLVLAGIPHGMRPQLWMRLSGALQKKRNSELSYREIVKNSSNDETIAAKQIEKDLLRTMPSNACFASMGSIGVPRLRRVLRALAWLYPEIGYCQGTGMVAACLLLFLEEEDAFWMMSAIIEDLLPASYFSTTLLGVQTDQRVLRHLIVQYLPRLDKLLQEHDIELSLITLHWFLTAFASVVDIKLLLRIWDLFFYEGSRVLFQLTLGMLHLKEEELIQSENSACIFNTLSDIPSQMEDVELLLGVAMRLAGSLTDVAVETQRRKHLAYLIADQGQLLGAGTLTNLSQVVRRRTQRRKSTITALLFGEDDLEALKAKNIKQTELVADLREAILRVARHFQCTDPKNCSVVSRQLPGLVPNMALTAPTPLVGLCSLWQELTPDYSMESHQRDHENYVACSRSHRRRAKALLDFERHDDDELGFRKNDIITIVSQKDEHCWVGELNGLRGWFPAKFVEVLDERSKEYSIAGDDSVTEGVTDLVRGTLCPALKALFEHGLKKPSLLGGACHPWLFIEEAAGREVERDFASVYSRLVLCKTFRLDEDGKVLTPEELLYRAVQSVNVTHDAVHAQMDVKLRSLICVGLNEQVLHLWLEVLCSSLPTVEKWYQPWSFLRSPGWVQIKCELRVLCCFAFSLSQDWELPAKREAQQPLKEGVRDMLVKHHLFSWDVDG